The DNA segment ATCTTCGACGGCATGGACTGGCTCGGGCTGGACTGGGACGAAGGCCCGGGCAAAGGCGGCCAGCACGGTCCTTACTTCCAAAGCGAAAGGAAAAGCATCTATGACGCCTGGTTCCAGAAGCTGGTGGAGGCGGACCGCGTCTATGAGGACGGCGGCGCGTGGCGCTTCCGCTTCGAGCGCAAACCCATCACGATGACCGATCTGGTCTGCGGGGAAGTCACCATCGACTACCGTGACGAATCGAACACGCCCGACATGGTGGTGAAGCGCTCCGACGGTTCCTATGTCTTCCACTTCGTCAACGTGGTGGATGACCTGGAAATGGAAATCACCCACGTGATCCGCGGCGAGGATCACCTGATGAACACGCCGAAGCACCTCCAGCTCATCGAAGCGTTCGGCGGGAAGGCACCGCAATACGCGCACATCCCGCTGATCCTGAACCAGGATGGCTCGAAGATGTCGAAGCGCGACGCCGGTGCCGCCGTGGGCGACTATCCACGCCAGGGGTTCCTGCCGGATGCGGTGGTCAACTTCCTCGCGCTGGTCGGCTGGAACTCGAAGACCGATGAGGAGATTTTCACCCCGCAGGAACTGGTCCAGCGCTTCTCCCTGGAGGGCGTGAACCGCGCCCCGGCCCGGTTCGACATCGAGAAATGCGCGTGGGTCAACCTCCAGCACATCGCCAAGTTGGACACCGCCACATTCGCCGCGGCGGCAAGGCCGTTCGTGGAGAAAGCGGGGCTGCCGGTTCCGGAGAATTTCGAAGCCATTGCCGGTTCGGTGAAGGAAAAGGTTCGCCTGCTGCAGGAGGTGCCTTCCGCGGTCGATTTCCTCATCCTCGATGAGTTTTCCTATGATGAGGAGGCGGTTGCAAAGGTGCGGGCAAATGCCCAGCTCCCCACCATCCTGATCATGCTGGGTGCCACCTTCAGCGTCCTGTCGGACTGGTCCGCCGATGCGGCGAAGCAGGCTCTGGGGGAAGTGGCGAAAGAAGCGGGGGCGAAAGCCGGCCAGTTGATGTTTCCGCTGCGTGTGGCACTTTCCGGGCGTCCCCACGGCCCCGACCTGGGGGACATCCTCAATTTGCTGGGTCGCGAACGCTGCGTCGCGCGCCTCAACCGTTTCACCAACCTCCTCACAAGCTGACGAAATGCCCGATGTTTTCACCCTCAATGACTTGATTTCCCGTGAACGTCTGGACGCAGGCGAGGACAAACCGGCGAAACTCGCGGTCATCGGCCACCCCGTCGCCCATTCCGCCTCCCCCAGACTCCAGCAACCCGCGCTCGATGCGGTGGGGATCGACGCCCGGTATATCCGTGTCGAGATCGAACCGGGCCACCTGCGGGACGCGTTCGACCGGATGCGGGCGCTCGGTTTCATCGGCTGCAACGTCACCGTTCCGCACAAGTTCGAGGCTCTGGAAGCCTGCAGCGAGGTCCACCCGGAAGCCCGGTCGCTGGGTGCGGTGAACACGGTGCGCTTCGACGCGGACCACACGCGGGGATTCAACACCGACGGCCCCGGCTTCGTCCGCGCCATCGACGACGAGTTCGGCCAGCCGCTTTCGACCATGAAAGTCCTCATCGCCGGTGCGGGCGGCGGCGCAGGGCAGGCGATCGCGACCCAATGCGCCCTCCAGGGCATCGAGAAGCTGGTGATCGTGAACCGGACGGTGGACAAGCTGGAGCCGCTGCTCAACCGCCTGGTGGCACTGGGACCGACCACGGAAATCATCGCGCTTTCGTTCGACGATCCACTTCTCGCCATGGAGGCCCACAGTGTTGACCTGATCGTCAACACGTCTTCGCTCGGCCTGAAGAAGGGGGATGCTTCCATCCTGCCGTCTTCGTGCCTGAAGGCAGGCCACCTGATCTACGACACCATCTACCAACCGGCGGTGACCCCTCTGATCTCATCGGGACAGTCGATGAACTGCCGGACGGCGAACGGACTCTCCCTGCTGATCCACCAAGGGGTGCTGGCCTTCCAGCACTGGTTCCCGCAGACGGATCCACTGTCGATCATGAGGCAGGCGATGGCGGACTGATTTCCGCCGCTCCCCCGCGCCCCGCGGGTATCCGGCTCAGCGGGGCAGACCGGGGTCGTCGATCGACAGCCAGTGACAGGCCTTCACCTCCTCGATGGTGAAGCTTCGTCCAAGGGTTCCGTCGGCACGCCGGATTTTCACCCTCACCCGGATCATTCCTTCCGGGTCTTGGTTCGGCAGGGTCGAGCCATACACGCGCCCGCCATCTTTCCGGATCCTGAACGCTTCCAGCAGCAGTTTGCCGGACTCGGATTGCTGGTCCACCGTGAACTCGGTGGATGCTTCCCCCGCTTCACCGGGGTGGCCGAAACGCGGGGCATGAAGGGCGATCCGGAGATCCCCGACCTCATTCCGCTGGTCGGAAAGCCGCTCACGGGCGAAGAGCCTGAACTCCCCCACCCCGTCCCCCGGCTCGGACAGGAACAGCAACCACGGATGCTCGCTGAAACGGACGAACTCCTCCCAGTCCAACCGCCAGTCCCCCTGCTCATCAAAGAACACCGCGTCGAACGAGCGGCCATCCGCGGCGGCCCAGCGTGTTTCCACCAACTTGCGGCCATCCTTCAGATGGATGACGCCGGAGCCCGTCCCCTTGATGGACTTCACATCGAAGGTCCCGAAGGGATTCGACTGGTAGAACCGGGCCATCCTCCGCGCGGTGTCCAAGGGGGTGCGGACGAACTGGTTTCTGACCTCAGGGGTGCCTGCGGCAAGGAACCCGCTCAAATTCGCCACACATTTGCCATAGGCCCGGTTGACGTAGGCAAAATCTTCATCCGCCAATGAGTTTCTGGCGGCCTTCTCCACCATTTCCGTCGGTTCTTCCCGCGGTTGTTCCCGCCAGAGAAAATGCCCGCCAACGGCCAGGGCCACCATCAGAAGCATCCATACCAGAACAAGCTTCATGGCGAAATAGCGGCCTTTCTGGCGCCTCACCTCGCGTTTGTGGAACTTCGGCTTCTCCACCTCCGCCATCTTCAGGCGCAACATGGGATCCTTCCCCCCACCGCCTGCCTTCGGGGAACCGGCCGCGGCGTCCGGATCCAGCCCGATCGCCGGATCCTCACCACAAACCGTGCAGCGACGGGCAAGGTGGGGACCCGCCGCCGTCCGGAACAACGAGGCGCAACGCCCGCAATGGAACCATGCCGTCAAATCGTCATTCATGCGCGGATATCATGGGGTAACCCACTCCATATGGACCAGCTCCGTGATGATCCATTGGTTGGGCAGCGAATCTGCAGGGCCTTTCACCAGTTTCAAAGTCATCGGATACTCCGAGCGGACCTCCCTGGGAATGACACCGGGCAGGAACGGCTCGGCCATCTTTTCCGCCACGGGATCCGTCCGCTTCGCATAGCCCCAGACGAAAGTCTCACCATCCGCGGAAATGATCCGGAAACACTGGTAGTCCGCCTCGGGCAACGGAAACGTGTAGAGATCTCCGGCGGATACATAGCCCCGCACGATCCCTCCATCACCCTGCCTTTTGGAAAGATCCCCGAACTTCGTCTCGGAGAAGCCGCTGGATGCCTCCCAGTCCAGAAGCGCCTTGTCACCCTGCTGGACGATGTAGAAGCGGAAAGGAGTGATGTCCGGCAACAGGCCGGTAAGGAATCCATATTCACGGTCCCCGCTCCGCAGGATCTCCCATTTGGACTCATCCGGGACATGCCAGTCCTTGGGAACATTCATCGGGGTCCAGCGTTCGCGGATCATTTTCTCCACGCGCTCCCGGTCCCTCACCAGGGGAATCACATCATCCGGGCCGGCCGCCTTCGCATACGCCTCGACCAGCACCTTTGCCTTGGTCTCGATGCCTTCGCTCAGTTCCGACCTGTCACCGGCTTCGATCTCCAGCATCGGGGTTTCAATCACCTCGAGATTGGAAAAGTCCGTCCGGACACCACGTTCGTTCTTCCAACCCAGACGGGGCAGAATGAGAACCCCGGCAATGAGCACCACGGCGAGCGCCAGGCCGGACATCACGATCCAGCGCACCTGTACGGACTTTTGCCTGCCCCACGTTTCGATCTCCGGATTCCGTCCATGCCAGGTTTCCTGGCCTTGCTCCTCGGCAGGGATTTCCTGCTTTTCGATGACCTGTTTGGGAACGATCAGCGGCAATGCGCCCGCTTCCGGAATGGCAAGTTTCGGTGTGTGCTCCAGAACTTCGAGGCGCTGGACAGGTCCACGCACTTCCTGGTCCTGCACGCGCTCGATCTCCCTGAGGCCGATCTCGATTCCCTTGTCGTCCTGATCATCCGCCTTCGCGGCGTAGCCAGCCGGCCTTTCATCCGCCGCACGCCTTCTGGGAATGAAGGATGAATCCTGGTCCCCCCAGTCATCCACTGCCGTCAGTTTCGGCACATGGTTGTTGGGATCCTCAAACACAGAGGACTCCACCTCGTGATCTTCCGCCAAAGGTTCTTCCTGCTCCGATCCGACATCCGCGCCAGGAGCGAGCTCCCTCACTTCGAACTCGGCATCCTTGGTCCTGCCCTTGGCGGCGGATTTCTTCGCGGGGATACGCTTGGCGGACTGTTCAGCCGGTGCGTCCTCCCCCCAGCCGTCGTCCGGAGTCACCTCCGGCACATGGTTGTTGGGATCCTCAAAATCAGAATTCATCGGCAGGGTTGCGGAAACTAGGAGGCGTCCGGGCTTGATGCAAGCAGAACGGCTCAACCGATGCCCAGGCGCTTCTCCAGCGCCTCTTCCATCGCCTTCTCAACCAACCTTGCTGCAAGGGCTTCGGTGGCGGTGTCCAGACGCTTGACCGCGGCCTTGAGAGGATTGGCCGCCCCGTTCGCCATGGCCTCCTCCACCTCCGTCACGGCAGCCTCGATCTCGCCTTTCTCCTCTGGAGTGGCGAGCCCCTGGCCCAGCACCATGCGGACGGCGGGAAGGAGTTCCTCCGCCTTCATCCTCGCCTCGGTGAAGATCCGCTCCGCCATGTCCTCGAAGGCATGTTCGACGGACTCGCCGACCATCTTTCCCACCGCCTCGTCATCCACATCCACCGCCGCACTGCCGATGGTCACGACGGTGTCCGTGCCGGTGGAAACATCCCGCGCCAATACCTCAAGGATCCCGTTCTCATCGATCCGGAACTGCACCCCGACCCGGGCCTGCCCCTTCGCGGCGGCGTCAAAGGCAACTTCGAAGACGCCCAGTTCCCAGTTGTCCCGCGCCATCTCCCGTTCCCCCTGGAGCACCCTGACCTTCATCGAACGCTGCCCGTCCGCGGCGTTCGTGAACATTTCACCGGCCTTGCAGGGGATGGTCGTGTTCCGGGGGATGAGCACGTTCATCAGTCCGCCGAAGGTCTCGATGCCGAGACTCAGCGGAGTGACGTCCAGCAGCACCACCCGGCGGAGGCTGCCGTCCAGCACTCCGGCCTGCACCGTGGCTCCCAGGGCGATGGCTTCGTCCGGGTGCTGGGAAACGTCCGGTTCTTTCCCGAAAAACCCTGACACCGCCCTTCTCACGGCCGGCATCCGGGTGGATCCGCCAACCAGCACCACCGCATCCAGGTCTTCCGGCATCACCCCGGCATCCGCCATGGCCTGGCGGCAATGGCGCAGGGTCCGGTTGATCCATGGGGAGGCCAGCGTTTCCAGATCCCCCCGGGTCACGGGGATTTCCAGACTGCGGCTGCCATCGAAGAACGGCACCTGGAACACGGTTTCCTCCTCCCCGGCCAAGGCGATTTTGACCCGCTCGGATTCGACGGTCAGGCGGACCAGGGCATCCGGGGAAAGCTGGGCGACATCCAGCGACTCCCGCTCCGCCACCCATGCAAGGATGATGGCATCCAGATCATCCCCTCCCAGGCGGGTATCCCCATGGGTCGCCAACACCTGGAACACGCCCTCCTGCATTTCGAGAATCGAAAGATCGAAGGTACCACCGCCGAGGTCATAGACGGCAACACGGGACTTTTCCTGCAGCTTGTCCAAACCATAGGCCAGTGCCGCCGCGGTCGGCTCGTTGAGGATGCGCACCACCTCCAGCCCCGCCAACTCACCGGCCCGCTTCGTTGCCGCCCGCTGGCCGTCGTTGAAATAGGCGGGGACAGTGATGACCGCTTTCGTAATGGAGGTTCCCATCCGCCAATCCGCGATGCGTTTCAGTTCCTTCAGGATCTCCGCGCTGACCTCTTCCGGACGCTTGCCCAAAATCCGCGGCAAGCCATCCACCCCACGGCTGACACTGGATTCCGTGGAAACTTCCTCCCACCGCCGTCCCATCAGCCGCTTCACACTGGTCAGCACCCGCTCCGGGTCCACCGCCCGGCGGCGGAGCGCCTTTCTCCCCACCTCGATGGAACCGTCCTGACCGAGCCAAACCGCGCTCGGCGTGATCCTCCGACCGTCCTCATCCGCAAGCAGGATGGGGAAGCCGGAATCCACCACGCCTACCGCTGAATTCGTCGTACCGAGGTCAATGCCCAGAATCATGGCGAGAACATGAACATCGAACATCGAACGTCCAACATCGAACACCGAAAAGGAGATGAATCAAGGAACCGGGTCATGATGCAACCGGCGGGACCAAAATAAGATGGGGTTCAGCGAAAATACGGCTCGCCGCCGCATGCAAGAAATGCCCATCCGGCAAACCGGACGCCAGCACCCGTTCCGCATAGTAACGACCCAAGTTCTGATCGATCACAAAAATTGCCTCAAGGGCATCTCCCCTGAACAGTGACTCCTCATCGCGGTCGGAATAAATCGATTCCAAAGTCACCAGAGCCCGGCGGTCCTTGAGATGTCCCAAGGCGTGGACCGCATAGCGGCGGAGGTGCATCCGCGAATCACGAACGGCACGGCAAATATGCGGCACCATCGCACGCCCTCCCGCCTGCAGCGCTGGTGAGATCAACGGTTCCTCACCGGCATTGTAAAAGCGAAGCCAAATCTCGCGATACGGTCCGGGCATCGGTCGCGATGCTTTGTGATCGGCCACTAACGGATAGCCCATCGCATGGATCGAAAAGAAAACCATGAGGATTCCCACAAGGACACCCGGACCCAAATGCATGGGAGATCATGATCCAAAATCGTGTCCAATAGCAAGACCCACCGAACCCTGCACGGATCAGCAACAGATCACTTCCTGCTCTCCGCCAGCCACTCGCTGGGGCTTTTGCCGGTTTCCTCGCGGAAGGCTTTCGCAAAATGACTGAGGCTCTGGTAGCCGACTTCGAGGGCGGCTTCCGTCACATTCATCCTGCGGGAGTCCAGTGCCTCGCAGGCGCGCTCCACGCGCAGGCGGCGGAGGTGCCGTTGGAGCGTGCGCCCGGTTTCCGCACTGACGCGGCGGGAAAGATGGTGCGGTGCAACGCCGACCTCCTTTGCCAAAGGAACCAGGTCCAGCGGCTGGTCCAGCCGGGAGCGCAGCAGATCGAGCGCGCGGCGCACCGGGTCCCGCCCGCGGATCCCGCCGGAGACAGCACCCTCCCCATGCCCTCTGAAAAATCTGACCGCCGCCCATTCCAGAACGCGAGCCTCCGCCAGCAGGCGGGTGGAGCCTTTTTCCTCCGCCGCTTTCTGCAGGGCATCGCAAAGATCCTTCTCCCACACGCCCATGAGTCCGCAGAACGCCACGGAGCCGCCTTCTTCCAGCCATTTCCCCAGGTCAGGGTGCAGCCATTCGCCACCGCGCTTGAGACGTTCCGTCAACCATGCTTTTGAAAGCACCACCACCTCCACCAGGTGGGAACCGGGATAGCGCATGCAGGACCACTCGCCGGGGCCACCGCCGCCGGTCATGGCATACATCCCCGGCTTCAGCATGAAACGATCCTGATCCCCCCACAGCAGTCCGCTCCCCTCGCGGTTCAGCCACAGCCACACCGATCCCTGCGAGGCCACCTTCCATCTCCATCCACCGGAGATCGTCCTGCCCTTCACTCGGCCACACCGCAGGCCACCGGCTTCACCCCACCAGCTCTCTCCGACACGCGGAGTCTCAAAGCCGCTCATGTAATCGGATTCGCCTCGCATGCCGGAACATTTATTGCGAACGATTCTCAATAGCAATTAAAATCTGACACCCTGGCAGGAGATTCCCTCTTGGACAGGATTTGCGGTGTGCTTCATCCTCTCGCCGGTGCCTGCCATCATCACACGCCTGACCCGTCTGACGGACACCAGCCTGATCGTCCACTGGTTCACGGCGGACCACGGATTGATCAAGACGGTGGCAAAGGGAGCCTTCCGCCCGAAGAGTGCCTTCGCTGGAAAACTGGACCTTTTTTTCAGCGGCGAGATCGATTTCACCGCGGCAAGGCGCGGGGAACTCCACAGCCTGCGCGAGGTTTCCATCAGCCATTGGCGGG comes from the Luteolibacter sp. SL250 genome and includes:
- a CDS encoding glutamate--tRNA ligase family protein, which produces MTVRTRFAPSPTGYLHVGGARTALFNWLFARKHGGTFVLRVEDTDEARNTDEAKQAIFDGMDWLGLDWDEGPGKGGQHGPYFQSERKSIYDAWFQKLVEADRVYEDGGAWRFRFERKPITMTDLVCGEVTIDYRDESNTPDMVVKRSDGSYVFHFVNVVDDLEMEITHVIRGEDHLMNTPKHLQLIEAFGGKAPQYAHIPLILNQDGSKMSKRDAGAAVGDYPRQGFLPDAVVNFLALVGWNSKTDEEIFTPQELVQRFSLEGVNRAPARFDIEKCAWVNLQHIAKLDTATFAAAARPFVEKAGLPVPENFEAIAGSVKEKVRLLQEVPSAVDFLILDEFSYDEEAVAKVRANAQLPTILIMLGATFSVLSDWSADAAKQALGEVAKEAGAKAGQLMFPLRVALSGRPHGPDLGDILNLLGRERCVARLNRFTNLLTS
- the aroE gene encoding shikimate dehydrogenase, whose protein sequence is MPDVFTLNDLISRERLDAGEDKPAKLAVIGHPVAHSASPRLQQPALDAVGIDARYIRVEIEPGHLRDAFDRMRALGFIGCNVTVPHKFEALEACSEVHPEARSLGAVNTVRFDADHTRGFNTDGPGFVRAIDDEFGQPLSTMKVLIAGAGGGAGQAIATQCALQGIEKLVIVNRTVDKLEPLLNRLVALGPTTEIIALSFDDPLLAMEAHSVDLIVNTSSLGLKKGDASILPSSCLKAGHLIYDTIYQPAVTPLISSGQSMNCRTANGLSLLIHQGVLAFQHWFPQTDPLSIMRQAMAD
- a CDS encoding Hsp70 family protein; this translates as MILGIDLGTTNSAVGVVDSGFPILLADEDGRRITPSAVWLGQDGSIEVGRKALRRRAVDPERVLTSVKRLMGRRWEEVSTESSVSRGVDGLPRILGKRPEEVSAEILKELKRIADWRMGTSITKAVITVPAYFNDGQRAATKRAGELAGLEVVRILNEPTAAALAYGLDKLQEKSRVAVYDLGGGTFDLSILEMQEGVFQVLATHGDTRLGGDDLDAIILAWVAERESLDVAQLSPDALVRLTVESERVKIALAGEEETVFQVPFFDGSRSLEIPVTRGDLETLASPWINRTLRHCRQAMADAGVMPEDLDAVVLVGGSTRMPAVRRAVSGFFGKEPDVSQHPDEAIALGATVQAGVLDGSLRRVVLLDVTPLSLGIETFGGLMNVLIPRNTTIPCKAGEMFTNAADGQRSMKVRVLQGEREMARDNWELGVFEVAFDAAAKGQARVGVQFRIDENGILEVLARDVSTGTDTVVTIGSAAVDVDDEAVGKMVGESVEHAFEDMAERIFTEARMKAEELLPAVRMVLGQGLATPEEKGEIEAAVTEVEEAMANGAANPLKAAVKRLDTATEALAARLVEKAMEEALEKRLGIG
- a CDS encoding AraC family transcriptional regulator translates to MRGESDYMSGFETPRVGESWWGEAGGLRCGRVKGRTISGGWRWKVASQGSVWLWLNREGSGLLWGDQDRFMLKPGMYAMTGGGGPGEWSCMRYPGSHLVEVVVLSKAWLTERLKRGGEWLHPDLGKWLEEGGSVAFCGLMGVWEKDLCDALQKAAEEKGSTRLLAEARVLEWAAVRFFRGHGEGAVSGGIRGRDPVRRALDLLRSRLDQPLDLVPLAKEVGVAPHHLSRRVSAETGRTLQRHLRRLRVERACEALDSRRMNVTEAALEVGYQSLSHFAKAFREETGKSPSEWLAESRK